In the Proteiniborus sp. DW1 genome, ACTCCTCTTGAATTATTAATGCTAAGTTCTTGCTTTTTTCACATCCTGCTTTATAGAAGGTTTGTGCACCATAGTATTGAGACTGAGTGAAGCTATTTAGATGAATTGATAATAGTACATCTGGTTGACCCTTATTTACTTCTATTCTTCTATTTCTAAGGTCTTCATTCTTTTTCTCTCTAATAGTTTTTGACTTTTCAGTATATAAACCTTCCCCGTCATTTCTAGTAAGTATGACTACTCCACCGTTTTCTTCTATTAATTTTCTAAGCTTTAAGGCTATTTGAAGGTTTACTTCATCTTCTCTTACTCCTTGTTTACCAACAGCTCCTGGATCAATTCCTCCATGTCCTGCATCAATGGCTATTACTTTGTCAGTAATAGGCAAATACATGGTAGGAACTGTTTCATTTCTTTCTACAAATACAAAAACTAATCCTAATACAAGTAAAGGTAATACTAGCAATACTTCTTTTCTAATAACTATAAGCTTCATTTAACTAACACTCCCTAATATGAAAAATAGTCATACTTAATACTATTTTTATATTAGGGGTGATATTACTAATATGTTAAGAGAATATTACCAATCATTCCATTCATCAAAGCCTTTTCTTACCCCTGTATAGAAAAATTCTGTATGCCTGCACCTAGGACATACATATACATCAAAAATCAGATGCTCTTCAATATCAAATAATGCTCCAAATATTCCTCTATTATTATCCTGTGAATCAAAACGATATTCTTTAAGATACTTCATCTGCCCTTTGCATCTTAAGCACTCAAACTGTTTTGCCATTTAAAAACCTCCTTCAATACATTAACCTATATAAAATGAATTTGTAGCCTATATAATGTATCATATAATATTAACGTCATTACTTCCATAGTCTTACAGTGTTATCTCTGCAATACTAAATCTCTGCAGAGCGTTTCCTAGATATGTCATAATACAACAAAAAACCTCGTGTAGGCTATAAGGATTTCTCCTTTATTAGCCCACGAGGCTTAACCAAACTTTATTATATTTAGACAAATTATTTCCCAGGCAATGTCGTACTTACTCAACTGTTACACTTTTTGCAAGATTTTTTGGCTTATCTATATCGCATCCTCTTTTATATGCTACATAATATGACAATAGCTGCAATGGGACTATACTTGGGACTGGTGTGATTTCATCTATTACATCTGGAATATAGATAACTTTATCAGCAGATTTTTGTATTTCACTATTCCCTTCTTTCGCTATTGCTATGACATATGCTCCTCTTGCTTTTACTTCTTTTATATTACTTAAGGTCTTATCATATAACCTATCTTGTGTAACTAGTGCTATGACTGGAGTCCCTTCTTCTATTAATGCTAGTGTACCATGCTTTAATTCTCCTGCTGCGATTGCTTCTGAATGTATATAGGATATTTCCTTTAGCTTAAGTGAACCTTCCCTAGCTACATCATAATCAATACCTCTACCAATATAAAACATGCTTTGTGATCTATATATTTCTTCAGCTATGCTATTTATATTCTCTACATTAGACAATATCTCTTCAACTTTACTAGGGAGGTGTGTTAAATTCTCTATAATACACTCTTTATCTTCATGGGCTATACTTTCATTTTTTGTAGCCATATCTAAGGCTAATAAGGTCAATGCTAATATCTGTGTAGTGTAAGCTTTTGTAGATGCTACAGCTATCTCAGGTCCTGCCCATGTATATAGTACATCGTCTGATTCTCTAGCAATAGAGCTACCTACTACATTAGTTATAGCTAAAGCCCTAGCTCCTTTTTCTTTAGATAGTCTTAATGCAGCTAATGTATCTGCTGTCTCTCCAGATTGGCTTACTACTATGACTAGTGTGTTTTGGTCTATAAATGGGTATCCATATCTAAATTCTGATGCTATATCTACTATTGTTGGAATCCTTACATATCTTTCTAAAATGTCTTTTCCAATAAGTCCAGCATGATATGCAGTTCCACAAGCTACTATATAAATTCTTCTGAGGTTTTTCATATACTCCTTTGATATGTTTATAGAATCCATCTTAATATCTACACCGTTACTTAGTCTAGGTAATAATGTGTCCCTAATAGCCTTTGGCTGTTCATAAATTTCTTTTAGCATAAAATGTTCATATCCGCCTTTTTCTGCTGCTTCTACATCCCATGTTACATTGAATACTTCTTTAGTTATTGGAGTACCATCTGTTTTCATTAAGCTTATACTATCTTTCTTTACTATGGCCATTTCATGGTTTTCAAGTATATATACTTTTCTTGTATATTTCAAAACAGCTGGTATATCTGAAGCTATAAAATTCTCTCCCTCTCCTATACCTACTATTAGTGGACTATCTTTTTTTACAGCTATAAGCATATCTGGATTATCTGCATGGATTATTCCTAGTCCATATGCTCCCTCAATCTTATTTATTGCTTTTTTTACTGCTTCTAAAATATCTCCATTATAATAATATTCTAATAAGTGTGCAATTACCTCTGTATCGGTATCAGATAAAAATTTGTATCCAAAACTCTTAAGCTCTTCTTTTATCTCCATATAGTTTTCGATTATTCCATTATGAACTACTACTATTTTACCATCACTGCTTTTATGTGGATGAGAGTTTACATCAGAGGGCTCTCCATGGGTTGCCCATCTAGTATGCCCTATTCCCATGTTACCTTCTATTGGATTTTCTTCTACATCTAATTTTAATATAGACAGCTTCCCTTTGAACTTTCTAACTTGAATCTTCCCTTCGTCTAATATTGCAACTCCTGCAGAATCATATCCTCTATATTCTAGTTTTTCTAATCCCTCAATTAATATTGGTGAAGCTTTTTTAGCTCCTATATATCCCATTATTCCACACATCTTTATCACTTCCTTATATTTATATGGATGTCTTTCTATTAAAATGCTAATTCTGACATTATATTATTCATATAAATATGTTTTAAAGCACGACAAACAAGCTCATTTTTTAATGAGCTTAAACCTACCTAGTTGTCTTTGTCTCCATAATCACTTATGGGTTTTGTACAACTGTTTACGGTGGTAGTAACACCGCATGGCACCCGCCGAATTTTCGATAAACCATGTCCTCGTCAACTCAAGTTATTGAGTTCTGGCGCTTAGTATTTAATTGTAACATAGTATTTCTATATGCCTCACCTCCCAAATAAATTAATAACTAACAATTAATAGAAAGCAATAGTATTATATGTTATTCTCGCCATTTTGGCAACAGTTTTTAGAAATAAAATTAAGTTAGATTCTTCCTGTAAATACAAAATGCCAGAGGTATTTTTCTCTGACATATTGTAGTTTTTCTATTCCTTTGATAACTAATGTATTGAATCTCATATTCCGTAACACACTATATACCGTAGTATTTTCAATATCCTTAACTCTATAATATTGATATTTCAAAGACTTATTTAATCAACCATGTGAAAATCCTGTGCAAAGGACTTATGACTCCACGACTTTTGATATAGTTATTATGTAACTTTTATTCAACCTTTTGCTCTATGTAAGTAATGTACTTCTATTTCTTCTAGTATATCGATTAGTCAAAGTCGTTAATATGATTTAAATTGGAGCATTACCTTCTTCCACTATTACTGCAACCGATATCATGGTAAATATCATTCACAAAACTTTATTAGTTTTTTGCTTATGGTCTTGTTCCTCTTCGACAAAATTTACTTGGCGTTCCAAAAGTATCTAAATTTCTAAATTTCTTTTCTAACGGAACTAATCTGATTTTATTCAATCTCCAAGAAGTTATTTTTTCTTTGCGTCTAACTCATGGCTCTGCTCATAAAGCACATTATTTCATGTCTATTATATCTTCCTCCAAATAGTCTCTCTGTCTGAAACCTAACATTCCAGCAATCATGGATACCGGAAACTTTCGGATTTCACGGTTTAGCTTAGTCACACTGTCATTGTAAATAAGGCGGCTAGTGCGCACCATGTTTTCAAAGGTTTGCACTGCATCCATGGCTTCGATGTAGGTTTGGTTTGTCTTTAATTCGGGGTACTGCTCCGTTATCATGGAAATCCTATCCAAGGCTTCGGAAATAATCCCCTCCTGGCGCAGCACATCATCAGGTGTTGATTTTGCTGTAATCACGTTCCTTCTAGATTTGATGATTTCAATCAATGTTTCGCTTTCACGCTTGGCATAACCCTTTGTCAAATCCAAAAGAGCCATCAAGACATCAAAACGACTTGACAGCTGCACACCAATTTGAGTCATAGCATTGCTGATATTCTCATCAATCACCACCAGCTTTCGCTGTATAGAGATCAACCATAGAACAATGATAGCTACAGTTGCAATGATCGCGATGAAATTTGATATCATTATCACTTCCTCCTATTTTTTAGAAAGGCAGATGTTAAATACCTGCATCCGCCTTTGTTATGGTATTACTTTTTATGTTTAATCCACTTGAATAAAACAGTAATTGCTATTCTTCGTAAAGCTCACTGACCTTAGCAATTAAATCAGGCATTGCTCCTAAAATAGCCTGATACTGCTCCACAAGGACATCCATATCCTCCTTGGAGGTGTCGCCATACTCACTTGGATCTGCCACACCGTGTTTTCCAGCATCGATCAATGTATAAACAACATTCAACTCCTGTACCGTAATCTCATCTGCTTCCCAGCCATTTTCTACGGCTAATGCAGCTGCTTCATTGTACAAAGGCTCTAGTTCAGCTAGTACATCAGAAAGTGTCTGTATTTGTTCCGGTGTTACATTCTGATAAGGCAAATCAACTGCATCCGTGCTATTTGCAGAAGGATCTGCAATCGTTTCTTCCGCTTCTTGGATATCTTCTCCTCTACATGCTACAAGACTTAGTGTCACTATAAGTGCCATTATAAGTACCAATAATTTTTTCATTTTATATCCTCCCTTCTCTGTTAGTTATTGTATAGAGAACCTTTCCCTGTATTAAGCCTATCATAAACTTTCCTAAAAAAACTTCTGCTGCATGAAACATGGTTTTTTTGACATGAAACACAATTTTTCGACTTCAACATAGTGTTGAATATCTAATTTTATGTTAAAATAAAAATTGAGAAATGGAGGTAGATAAGCGAATGAAAGGGGATACTAAAGAATGATAGTAACTGTTATTGGACTAATACGTTTTGGATTTTCTCTGCTCTTTGGAGTGGTGATATCGGTTCTTTTATCAGGAATAAAATCTACACGAAAGAACAAGTTTATCATTAGCTTCATCTGTATATATTTTCTTTTTGTTCAGTTCGTCAGCTGGTGGATTTTAGGCTTGGATTTGACATCAAAATTATATCCATTAATCATCCATCTTCCGATGATAGTTATTTTATCCCTATATTTTAAATGCCCATGGCACATATCTGCTATTAGCGTACTTACCGGTTATCTATGCTGTCAAGTGCCACGCTGGATAGGCTTCCTTGCTGGAGCAGCTTTTGACAGCAAAATCGCAGACCACGTTTTTTATATTATCACTGTATTTCTGGCTTATTATCTCCTGAAAAGATATGTAGTCAAATCTGTTCGACAGCTTATGATTAAATCTCCAAAATCCTGCCTACTGTTAGGTGGTGTACCACTTTTTTACTATATTTTCGATTACGTTACTGCCATCTATACTAATGTGTTATACAGCGGCGCAGAATGGGCGGTGCAGTTCATGCCCTCTACAATATCTGTTTTCTATTTTGTGTTTGTCATCCTTTATTACATTGAAACTCAAAAACAGGCTGATTTTCAAAGAGAGAGGGACATGTTGGATACGCAGCTTAGGCAAGCAAAAACAGAACTTGAATCATTACGACAGATTCAACAGTATGGTGTAGCCTATAGACACGATATGCGCCATCATCTTGCTCTTTTACAAGGACTTGCCTCTAAAGGGCTTATAGATGAAATCAAGGAATATCTGAAAACCGCTCAGTCTGACATGGATGCCATCACACCCATGCGCTTTTGCGAAAATGAAACTGTAAATCTGATTATATCCTCTTTCGCTGCCAAAGCAAAGCAGTGGGAAATCACTTTAACTGTAGACGTGAAGCTACCTAACTTGCTGACCTTCACAGACACCGAACTTTGTTCATTATTGTCGAACGCTTTGGAAAACGCCATACATGCCTGCCAAAATATAGCCGACATCAGTAAGCGCTATATCAAGCTTCGTATGTATTCAAAAAATAGCAAGCTTTGCATTGACATTCGCAACAGCTACCAGACAGAGCCCGTATTCCATCAGGGGCTTCCTGTATCAAATGAACAGGGGCATGGCTACGGCACCAAAAGTATGGCTCATATCGTGGAAAAACACGGTGGCATATACCAATTTTCAATCAAGGACGGATTGTTTATATTTCAGGCCACTGCATAATAGGTTTTTCTATATTATAGCTAAGGTTATATTAGCACTAACAGCAAAGATCTCTTTGAATATATTGTTATAACCAATGACATCTATACTTGAGTACCAGAAGGAATGTCACCCTGGTACGTAGCTCCCAAAATACCACTATTCCGTTATAAAAAAGTAACACTTTCCTAACGAATAAAAAACGCCAGATTGGTTTCCCAGTCTGACGCTCTGTATCTTTCGTGAACAAACTTTGTAATTTTGAACCGACTTTCTTGTAAGTCGACACCAATTGTCCAGTTACACACGAGTTTGCTCATCCACTGACAATGTTTGCTCGGCTGGTAAGCGAGTAGTTGCAAGGCCTATCGCCCATAAGTTACTTTGAGTGACAAAGATTGTTCGTGGGTTGCATTTACTTAAAAAATAGAAAAAAAGAGATAAAAAATGAGAAAATGACAAGCGAGTTTGCTCGTGAGCAGTGAAGAATGACAAAGTTTGCTCGTGGAAAAATTAGGACAGTGATACGCAGGGTATAACCTACGGGAGGAAATATCGAAACCACCTACACATACGAATTATACAGGCTTACGAGGGATTAAAACTGCGTCCGGATTTCATATTTTTATTTATTTCTATATCTATTTTTGAACACAAAAAAACCGCCAAAGGGAATGAACCCCCCTGACGGTTGGCGATTGCGATAAGCAAACTTTGTAATTCTAAACAAACTCGTGTGTAAAGAAACAATGAACAATTTATTATGTAATAAATAACTACACAATATAGTCCCTATTAATTTGAAATATGGTCGCATATTATGAAGAATGCGAAATACTTTTTTCAATTTAATTTTTAATAAATTTATTTCCATCCCACTTAAAAAAATCTTCAAGATTTTTGTCTTTTGTATTATCATAATACTCTATTTTAAATGTAATATTATCTATCTTTGTAAGTTTTGTAGAGTAAAAACCTGTGGTATCACTTATAAACAACGAAGAATAACCTTCAATAGGCAGTTCTTCTATTTTCCCATCCTTCCTTATTGTAAGCAACTTATAATCTCTGCCATTACTGGATGCATACTGACCTATTGTAAAATCTATATCTTCATCGCTATTATAATCGTCAAATTGAATTTCAAATAAAGTATTAAAAATCAAAGGCTCTTTAAATATTTTACTTAAATCAAATTGGCTTATAACATTACCTGCTTCATCTGACAATTCTATAATAAAATAGCCCTCCCATATAGTGCCCATATATGCTCCTGGAGTCCAATCTTCATAATATTTGCCTTTGACCATTTTTACTCTCAAATATTGATGTTCTCCATTAATAGGGAATAAATCATTATTCGACAATGTCATTGGCGATTGAATTGTAATATCTGGGCTTTCCTCCTTATTTCCACCAAAACCATTCAAGGAAGCAATATCAACTACATTTTTAGAGGAGCAGGATGAAAGTAGCAAAATTAATATCAGAACTGAAATTATTGTACTGGTTGTTCTTTTCAAAAGATTACCCCCTTTTGTTGATTCGATTCGATATTTATTCCATTTACTGCATAATATCATAATATCATTATTATCAATAATTTTCAAAAATAAAAACCGCCAAAGGGAATGAACCCCCCTGACGGTTGGCGATTGCGATAAGCAAACTTTGTAATTGTAAACAAACTCGTGTGTAAATAAACACCAAATGTTCAGTTACAAATAAGTTTGCTCACGTAGTGACAAAGTTTGCTCGTCTGGTAAGCGAGTGGTTGCAATGCTTCTCGCCCATAAGTTACTTTGAGAGACAAAGTTTGCTCGCGGGTTTTATTACCTTAAAAAATATAAAAAAATATATAAAAAATGAGAAAATGACAAGCGAGTTTGCTCGTGAGCAGTGAAGAATGACAAAGTTTGCTCGTGGAAGGTAATGAGTATTCATACGCAGGGTATAACCTACGGGAGGAAATATCGAAACCACCTAAACATCGGAATTCTACTTGCTTTCGAGGGATTACAACTACGTCCGTTTAGCATATTTTTATTTATTTCTATATCTATTTTGAACACAAAAAAACCGCCAAAGGTATTTAAACCAATGACGGTTTTGTAAACTCGCAAACAAACTTTGTAAGTTTGAACAAACTCGAGTGTAATGAAACACCAATTATCTCTTTGAAAATTGTGATGCTCTTCTAGCTTTCTTAAGACCATATTTCTTTCTTTCTTTCATTCTTGGGTCTCTTGTTAAGAAGCCAGCTTTTTTAAGTATTGGTCTTAGCTCGTCATCAGCCTTAGTTAGAGCTCTAGATATTCCGTGTCTTATTGCTCCTGCTTGACCAGTAAATCCACCACCATTTACTGTAACTAATACATCATATTTATCTAATGTATCTGTTATAGTAAGGGGCTCTTTAACTAATACTTTTAATGTATCATAATCAAAGTATTCTTCTAGATCTCTTTTATTTATAGTTATGTTCCCACTTCCTGGAACTAATCTTACTCTTGCTATTGATTTTTTCCTTCTACCTGTACCGTAGTATTGAACCTTAGCCATTTATAGTATCCTCCCTTCCTGAACTATATTTCATAAACTTCAGGTTTTTGAGCTTCATGTTTATGTTCTGAACCTTTGTATACTTTTAATTTCTTGAACATAGCTCTTCCTAAAGAATTCTTAGGTAGCATGCCTTTAACTGCTAAACTAATTATCTTTTCTGGGTTCTTTTCAATTAAAGTGCTGTATGGAATTTCTTTAAGTCCACCTGGATACCCTG is a window encoding:
- the cwlD gene encoding N-acetylmuramoyl-L-alanine amidase CwlD codes for the protein MKLIVIRKEVLLVLPLLVLGLVFVFVERNETVPTMYLPITDKVIAIDAGHGGIDPGAVGKQGVREDEVNLQIALKLRKLIEENGGVVILTRNDGEGLYTEKSKTIREKKNEDLRNRRIEVNKGQPDVLLSIHLNSFTQSQYYGAQTFYKAGCEKSKNLALIIQEEFKNVLDKNNKRLPQPRDDIYVIKESEAPAVLIECGFLSNLEEERRLNDPKYQQKIAWGIYIGVMRYFNEIDK
- the rpsI gene encoding 30S ribosomal protein S9; this translates as MAKVQYYGTGRRKKSIARVRLVPGSGNITINKRDLEEYFDYDTLKVLVKEPLTITDTLDKYDVLVTVNGGGFTGQAGAIRHGISRALTKADDELRPILKKAGFLTRDPRMKERKKYGLKKARRASQFSKR
- the glmS gene encoding glutamine--fructose-6-phosphate transaminase (isomerizing) encodes the protein MCGIMGYIGAKKASPILIEGLEKLEYRGYDSAGVAILDEGKIQVRKFKGKLSILKLDVEENPIEGNMGIGHTRWATHGEPSDVNSHPHKSSDGKIVVVHNGIIENYMEIKEELKSFGYKFLSDTDTEVIAHLLEYYYNGDILEAVKKAINKIEGAYGLGIIHADNPDMLIAVKKDSPLIVGIGEGENFIASDIPAVLKYTRKVYILENHEMAIVKKDSISLMKTDGTPITKEVFNVTWDVEAAEKGGYEHFMLKEIYEQPKAIRDTLLPRLSNGVDIKMDSINISKEYMKNLRRIYIVACGTAYHAGLIGKDILERYVRIPTIVDIASEFRYGYPFIDQNTLVIVVSQSGETADTLAALRLSKEKGARALAITNVVGSSIARESDDVLYTWAGPEIAVASTKAYTTQILALTLLALDMATKNESIAHEDKECIIENLTHLPSKVEEILSNVENINSIAEEIYRSQSMFYIGRGIDYDVAREGSLKLKEISYIHSEAIAAGELKHGTLALIEEGTPVIALVTQDRLYDKTLSNIKEVKARGAYVIAIAKEGNSEIQKSADKVIYIPDVIDEITPVPSIVPLQLLSYYVAYKRGCDIDKPKNLAKSVTVE
- a CDS encoding LemA family protein, whose translation is MISNFIAIIATVAIIVLWLISIQRKLVVIDENISNAMTQIGVQLSSRFDVLMALLDLTKGYAKRESETLIEIIKSRRNVITAKSTPDDVLRQEGIISEALDRISMITEQYPELKTNQTYIEAMDAVQTFENMVRTSRLIYNDSVTKLNREIRKFPVSMIAGMLGFRQRDYLEEDIIDMK
- a CDS encoding GHKL domain-containing protein, which encodes MIVTVIGLIRFGFSLLFGVVISVLLSGIKSTRKNKFIISFICIYFLFVQFVSWWILGLDLTSKLYPLIIHLPMIVILSLYFKCPWHISAISVLTGYLCCQVPRWIGFLAGAAFDSKIADHVFYIITVFLAYYLLKRYVVKSVRQLMIKSPKSCLLLGGVPLFYYIFDYVTAIYTNVLYSGAEWAVQFMPSTISVFYFVFVILYYIETQKQADFQRERDMLDTQLRQAKTELESLRQIQQYGVAYRHDMRHHLALLQGLASKGLIDEIKEYLKTAQSDMDAITPMRFCENETVNLIISSFAAKAKQWEITLTVDVKLPNLLTFTDTELCSLLSNALENAIHACQNIADISKRYIKLRMYSKNSKLCIDIRNSYQTEPVFHQGLPVSNEQGHGYGTKSMAHIVEKHGGIYQFSIKDGLFIFQATA